TTTTAGATTTGTTTGCCCTGACAACAAGTTAAGATATTCTCTTAACTTTTGATTTCTGCAAGACAGAGGCTTCAAATTTGCAGACCAAAGAAGTCTATTACAGAACATGATGATTTAATAATCCGAGGTCCTTCATTTAGAACATGGTTTTATTGCACACTATAAAATGTATGCACTGATCACGGAGATCAGAATTATGCAGAGAGATGTGaaacggattttttttgtaagtgaACCTGTAATAATAAGTGAAAGtcaaacatgtattttattttcagtcaaTAAAATAATACTGTATCACATATTTTgaggtaatttaaaaaattaaaaaaaaaaaaaaaaagcaccatTTTTGTTCACTTATCTACTTCTGAATAAAAAACATCTCTCTTTCTATAATACTATATGTTTATTACTACTGTTATCTATGTAATAAACTTGCAGATTGAtttgtatataccggtatgcATTTGCAAATTTCACACAATGATCAGTACTAGACATACCCaattaaaattcagataatctCTACCTACTGTCCATTTCATTAAAAGTTGCCTAAAATTTACATCCACAGTTTTGTACAAAGTCTACTGTTTGATTAATAATGAAATTACATAGTTTAGATAATCATCTCTAGTGACAATGGTTTTAGAGAGAGAATCTGATATCTTGTCTATTTCAGTGAGGTTAGAAACTGTGTCTACCTCATTGTATGATATCTCTATGTTGAATCCTAACACAGCACATTTACCAGCACCAACTTTCACAAGAACTGCAGATGGTGAACCACTGTCATGGCTGTTGTATTGACCTATGACCCCTGACTCTACATCAGGATTAAAGGTCAAAGCACTCCCCGTGGTAAGAGCAGTAAAGTATTTATCACTGAAGTAGATTTCACTCAAAGGACCACTTTGTTCCAATGGTTGAGCTGGCAAAACTAAATTAAAGaacaaagaattgatatatGCAATTTCAATCTTGATAcataatttaacttttttaatctACAAAGTCCTTTTTTTGTGGCCAAGCAATTAAGTAGTAAGTGTTTCACTCtgttgaaagaaaaaattgtgtGAGATTTCCAGTACAGCTTCTTACCTATATTGGGAAATATTTGCTCCGTCTTGCTTTTGATCAACAGTACAGATCCCCCGGAGGCTATGAATTTTTGAATGGGTGCAAAGTTTTCTACAGTTTTTGATTCCTTTGGGTTTAGCTCTCCAATGACCATCAAAACAGCATCTTTCTGCCATATTCCTAATGTAAAGTTTGATAAATTGCCATTAATTATCATATAATTACTAGACAGAACAAATCATGTATACTGGTTATATTTTTACTTTCAACTATTGGAAGAGttgctgattttaaaaattgacttatcttgaaaattacaaaaatttgagcttattgaaaaatataaatgtgttaTTCATTTCCTTTcttcatacatacatgtatttctatatatgttgTTGATACAATAAATAGAAGAATTGATAAAGGTAAAGTGCCTCCTAATTTATCTACATTAATATTTGAATACCGCTTTATCTTTCACAGTTCTACGTCCATTACATATTTTCACATCTCTTCTGACCTACCCTCTGCCAGTTTTTCGTCGTTAAGGACATCCACAAAGAACTGTGAGGTATCCACCACAGACTTTAGAGAATTAAGAATAAGGCGCGCCTTCCAGGAATCGGCCATTCTCCCACTGTAGACGTAGATGGCGCTGGATGGCATGGGTCGCAGTGAATGGTCGTGGGAATAGCATCTCACCTGTTGTCCATTGGTGTCTGATAACAAAGGTAATGTTAAAACCAAGAGCAACATGAACTATTTAATGGAcaatcatatacatatatattaagtaggtaaattttatctttattaaatgtttttattgcgTGTTCAGAGTCTGGTCAAAATTAATTGCATGTAGAGTTAAGTATGTTTAGGAGGACTGGAtagtcatggccatttttaggctAAATTGATCTCCTTATGAAGAAGATCTTTGTAAAGAGATATTGGaagatattcaaattttaagtgCAGAATATCGAAATTTTCTTCATGAAATAATACTGAAGAATAATCATGTCTAAAaatttatggtacatgtaactCTGAAGGTTAATATGTTAACCAGCCAGCTTCCTTAAATTCCTTCAactttttctacaaaaaaaagatatgaactTTCATTTAAACTTTGTTGGAATTATAATGAAAATGCTAGATGTGGGGAATTTATTATGCAATTTGGAATCAACCAGACTATAAGTTAAAAGCGAATACCAGTAAATCCAAATCAAAAATTCGACAGGCAGTTCAGTTCAGCAATAGATTAGAATTCTACCTTAAAATCCAGCCTACGAATGGATGTAATAACGAAGGCTACAATAAGCTAATATGATACACCTTGGGCAAATGTTTTGAGTAATTTCAATAACCTCTCACAATGATGCACCAGTCCTCCTGTAATTCCTCCACTGTAGCCGAAAACATCTTCCCGCCCAGAACGGGCTGAACTCTGACCTTCTGCTTGGCCCTAAACAAAAGGAACTTGGAAGCCTCTCGGAATAGGTCTTCATGACTGAGGCCTAGATTAAACTCCAACTTGTTACAGACCTCGGCGAGAACCGTCTCTCGACTTGTAACAACCCCACCATTCTCACAGCGTATACTGGTGGCGATTCCGATGAGATCTGGATTCCGTCGCATGTCGGAATTGACATTGATTCCCATTCCCAAAACAAAAAGGTGCTTGTCCTCTTTGGACCCTTAAAAGTTAGTTCAGAGCTTTCATTAATTCTGAAGTAATAATTAATCAAAGCAATTATTGTAGTTTCCTTATTTGATGCAAGCATATGCATGTACTTAATTTCTTGATACTGCTGTGTTGCATCAAATTGTGAGaatttaaaatcacaaatgcatgattttaataatattttctaatatttcGCATACACttatctatcagaaaaataaatgtgatataTTCTAAAGATCCATCAGGTGTGCATTTTAAGATTTTATGCTGATATTAATTCATTATAGTTTAACCATGAATTTACAGTACATCACAGCAATGTAGCTTGCCAAGTTCTTGGTGGCTAGCCTAATTCTGATCATTGAAAAGGTGAAAAAAATACCACTTGACTTCCCTTTTAAAAGCACTGTATGTATTATTATTAAAGTGAATTAACTACTGTAATAAAAGGCTTGTCTGTTCTGCTGTAGTAGTAAAACTAAGTACTGTGTTCTGCTGTAATAGTAAAACTAAGTACTGTTTTAGACTTACCAGGTAGTGGACCACCATGCTCTGCCAGAAAACCTGCTATTTTATGACCTTTGACCCAGACATCATTTGGCCATTTCAGACAAGCTCCTGGTATTGACATTTCATGTAGTGTGCATATCAATGCTAAGGCTCCAACCACCTCCAAATCATATCTCTCTAAATAAGTCTGGGGAGAGGTTAGTTGTATTAAAATGTGATTGGGTGTAGACATTTTTATATAAGAAGACACCTTTAAAAAGGGTCCCCCAAACATTTAAGTACAGTTTCTCAGCAATCTATAAGAAAGATAGAAGTATTTTGTGAGCGCCTTACTTGTACGTTTGATTTGTGGGGGATGGGAGGGGGCAAGTGGATCACCATTGACAGGTAGAGGTTTCCTCTGTTGAGTGCGACCCACTTATGGTCTTTGGTCCCTCGGGCCTTGTTCTGAATTTCTGATATGTAAATGGTTCCTTGGGGATCAcctgtaaaaagaaaatataaatttactcGTTTTTATGTGCTGCATTATAGACATGAACAtgcacaaaataaatataacatgtaCCCGGAGTagtttgacctttgacctcccTGAGAAACACCAGTGTACCAAGATATGAAAAACAAGCCAATAATGGTTACCGTACAtacattaatgtttttaatggtGATGACAATGTCTAGAGTAGTTCAACCATTGATCTTGAAAATATAAGAAATCCACTCTTTAGGGGTTATCTGCATGTGTACCAAATCGTATAACTGTCCAGCAGAGGGTTTTAAATCTGTTACTAATCAAACAACACCTGTAGTCTACACGGACATCAGTTTTACTCTTTAATCTCCTGACCTCAAAATCAGTAGGGATCATATACCCTTCATGGGTTACCTGTGTACAAAGTACTAAATTTAATGTTCAAAAGTGATCAGACACGATTTACCATGCAAATGACAGAGCTATCAACAAGCATGTGCAAATCAGCTAGTCCCTTTAAAAACGAACAAAACACAAAGATGATCATGAaatcagtctgattaaaatcaaaccttCCACTAGCTCCTTTATTTTGATTGTCGCGACCATCAAAATAAAGGAGCTAGTCGCGACCATCAAAATAAAGGAGCTAGTCAGGACAATCAAAATAAAGGAGCTAGTCGCCAACATCAAAATGAAGGAGCTATATAAGTGgaatgtttgattttaatcagactgatcatgaaataagaaaaaatcacAATCTGTGTTcttcttttaaagttttttttcagatagattttgtgaaatttttaacaaaaatggaaaatggtatatcaattttttataaaactgcacgattaccctccattaaaaatgcattaccCTTTTTATAGTACATCTGTCAACTCCTTAATTAACCTGTTAATTACCTTGCAGTCCCCCAAGTTTGGCATCATCCATCGTAGTATCTGTGACATCCTTATAAATTATCTTCCTCCCTGCAAACGAACTTCTCAATAGCCCTGTAAATTCCTCGCAGCTGAAATTCTGCATTGCGGTTAAATCGAAACTGAAAGTAGACCTACATGTAAATAGGCTTATCGGACGTCCTACACATAACCTCAACAGTTTACCCAACGTCCCTTATATGTGAACAGGCTTGTAAACTCAAAATAagattgcatattttttttcagatactTACAATACGACTGCAGTTTATAAAATCATCGGACTACTCCTGCACTTCTTATAATTAAATTTGAAGTCCTTAGTATGGTCTCTCAAAGAATTCGGCCACTGCCGATCACGTGTGTCACACCTGACATTTTGATAAGTCTGACAAATCGAATCGGATGACACggtcatatatattttaacactatatagtgaaaaataattatataattcattGATAATTGCATTAAAATCCTAACAAAGCTAATGAAGGACTAACTATCTCCAAAAAGACCCAAAAACCATTtcaggggaagggggggggggggtcgtttcttaaaatgattacatcaatgttggttttttttcacaaacCAAAAAAGAACTCacgttatatttttcattacctATAATGTAGGttattataacaataaaaaaggtCGGTTGACAAAAAAGAGCAGTTTAATAtttacgccccccccccccccccgattaatttaaagttaattgaGTTTCTCAT
This genomic window from Magallana gigas chromosome 5, xbMagGiga1.1, whole genome shotgun sequence contains:
- the LOC105335319 gene encoding uncharacterized protein → MQNFSCEEFTGLLRSSFAGRKIIYKDVTDTTMDDAKLGGLQGDPQGTIYISEIQNKARGTKDHKWVALNRGNLYLSMVIHLPPPIPHKSNVQTYLERYDLEVVGALALICTLHEMSIPGACLKWPNDVWVKGHKIAGFLAEHGGPLPGSKEDKHLFVLGMGINVNSDMRRNPDLIGIATSIRCENGGVVTSRETVLAEVCNKLEFNLGLSHEDLFREASKFLLFRAKQKVRVQPVLGGKMFSATVEELQEDWCIIVRDTNGQQVRCYSHDHSLRPMPSSAIYVYSGRMADSWKARLILNSLKSVVDTSQFFVDVLNDEKLAEGIWQKDAVLMVIGELNPKESKTVENFAPIQKFIASGGSVLLIKSKTEQIFPNIVLPAQPLEQSGPLSEIYFSDKYFTALTTGSALTFNPDVESGVIGQYNSHDSGSPSAVLVKVGAGKCAVLGFNIEISYNEVDTVSNLTEIDKISDSLSKTIVTRDDYLNYVISLLIKQ